In Nomia melanderi isolate GNS246 chromosome 5, iyNomMela1, whole genome shotgun sequence, a single genomic region encodes these proteins:
- the Pisd gene encoding phosphatidylserine decarboxylase, whose protein sequence is MSGYRIFRFVQHVRKNSHECCTDMYPKGFLKVTVNQKNVRKYSTPAERKTKSWWYSIAKSEWNIPIAISISLWALMQWKLTRKYFPPTENANVYAPINVFVVKCYYYLPLRIISRIWGWIASLELPVALRPTLYGFYAKTFHANLDEIDADLSEFPSLVDFFVRPLKQDARPIDRKTSIVSPSDGRVLHFGPVTACLVEQVKGVTYNLRHFLGDMSTFTSESPLKFTSEDDDNYVKSLLKNPKNQLYQLIVYLAPGDYHRFHSPTDWEIEFRRHFQGKLLSVNPKVAKYLPNLFSLNERVVYVGKWAGGFMAYTAVGATNVGSIKVYCDKELQTNKIMWPEVKHWKDANLGCAHISKGELFGEFRMGSTVVLLFEAPEDLKFCIQPGQTIKMGQAVTNCTVNTEEKHKYSL, encoded by the exons ATGAGTGGTTATAGAATTTTCAGATTTGTTCAACATGTGag AAAAAACTCACATGAATGTTGTACAGATATGTATCCAAAAGGGTTTCTGAAAGTTACAGTAAATCAAAAAAATGTAAGGAAATATTCAACTCCAGCAGAACGTAAAACTAAATCCTGGTGGTATTCCATTGCAAAATCGGAGTGGAATATACCTATTGCAATATCTATATCACTGTGGGCACTAATGCAATGGAAgcttacaagaaaatattttccaccAACTGAAAATGCAAATGTGTACGCGCCAATCAATGTTTTTGTG gtaaaatgttattattacctACCACTTCGGATAATAAGTAGAATATGGGGTTGGATAGCTAGTTTGGAATTACCCGTCGCTTTGAGACCAACTTTATATGGATTTTATGCAAAAACATTTCATGCTAATCTAGATGAAATTGATGCTGATTTATCAGAATTTCCAAGTCTTGTTGATTTCTTTGTTAGACCACTTAAACAAGATGCAAGACCTATTGACCGCAAAACAAGTATT gtATCACCTTCGGATGGAAGGGTATTGCATTTTGGACCTGTAACAGCATGTTTAGTGGAACAAGTAAAGGGGGTGACTTATAATCTTAGACATTTTTTGGGTGATATGAGTACTTTTACCTCTGAATCACCTCTGAAGTTTACATCAGAAGATGACGATAACTATGTAAAATCACTTTTGAAAAACCCAAAAAATCAACTATATCAATTAATAGTTTATCTAGCTCCTGGAGATTATCACAGATTTCACAGCCCAACTGATTGGGAAATAGAGTTTCGTAGGCATTTTCAAG GAAAGCTGTTAAGTGTCAATCCAAAAGTAGCTAAATATCTACCAAATTTATTCTCATTAAATGAACGTGTGGTATATGTTGGAAAATGGGCTGGCGGTTTTATGGCATACACTGCAGTGGGAGCAACAAATGTAGGTTCTATAAAAGTTTACTGTGATAAAGAACtgcaaacaaataaaattatgtggCCTGAAGTGAAGCATTGGAAAGATGCTAACTTAGGGTGTGCACATATCAGCAAAGGAGAATTGTTTGGTGAATTTAGAATGGGATCTACTGTTGTATTGCTATTCGAAGCTCCAGAAGATTTGAAATTCTGCATACAACCAGGGCAAACAATAAAAATGGGTCAAGCTGTGACTAACTGTACTGTTAACACTGAggagaaacataaatattcattatga